From Thermoflavifilum aggregans, a single genomic window includes:
- a CDS encoding DHA2 family efflux MFS transporter permease subunit, which translates to MAEKGIRKWIVTITVIMASLLELIDTTIVNVSLPDIMGNLGATLDEVGWVVTAYAISNVVILPMSGWLGERFGRKNYFLFSIVVFTLASFFCGHATSLNELIVFRIIQGLAGGGLLSTAQAILLEAWPPEEIGLATALFGLGAVVGPTVGPTIGGYINDHFSWPWIFYVNIPVGALATFLVVTFIRPTAARGKNKPVDWWGIVLLAISVGCLQTVLEKGEREDWFASTFIVVLTFISVVSGVLFIWREIQAADPVIDFRILRYRSFTIGMFTSFILGLGLYGSVFVFPVLCQNILGFTAEQTGLLLLPGGLATIFMMPWVGTMLRKGFPAQVMASAGFLIFFIFCMQMVHYTTRVSGTADFFWPLIIRGIGMSLLFVPITTLAVQELRGKDIGQGTGLNNMARQLGGSFGIALITTFLSRRIAFHRNRLIENVNPYNNFFIERYGMLMHGFQARGYDAQTASHMAYQAIDGQLMQQTALLSYADVFWLVGIFFLVMIPLLYLQKFNRGGGMLPAGAH; encoded by the coding sequence ATGGCAGAAAAGGGAATTCGCAAATGGATTGTAACGATTACGGTGATCATGGCTTCCTTGTTGGAGCTGATTGATACCACCATTGTGAATGTATCATTGCCCGACATCATGGGCAACCTGGGTGCTACACTCGATGAAGTAGGCTGGGTAGTAACGGCCTATGCCATATCGAATGTGGTGATTCTGCCCATGTCAGGCTGGCTGGGCGAGCGTTTCGGACGAAAGAATTATTTTTTGTTTTCCATTGTCGTATTCACTCTTGCATCGTTTTTCTGCGGACATGCCACGAGCCTGAATGAACTGATTGTTTTCCGCATCATTCAGGGTTTGGCAGGAGGCGGTTTGCTATCTACGGCTCAGGCCATTCTGCTGGAAGCCTGGCCTCCGGAAGAAATCGGGCTCGCCACGGCTTTGTTTGGGCTGGGTGCTGTGGTGGGTCCCACGGTAGGACCAACCATCGGTGGTTATATCAATGATCATTTTTCATGGCCCTGGATTTTTTATGTGAACATTCCAGTGGGAGCTCTGGCCACCTTTCTGGTGGTGACGTTTATTCGGCCTACAGCTGCAAGAGGTAAAAATAAGCCGGTAGATTGGTGGGGCATTGTGTTGCTGGCTATATCCGTAGGATGTCTGCAAACCGTGTTGGAAAAAGGAGAGAGAGAAGACTGGTTTGCTTCCACATTTATTGTTGTGCTTACGTTTATTTCAGTAGTTAGCGGTGTTCTCTTTATCTGGCGTGAAATACAAGCTGCTGATCCGGTGATAGATTTCCGGATATTGCGTTATCGCAGTTTTACGATTGGAATGTTCACTTCTTTCATTCTGGGTTTGGGGTTGTATGGATCGGTATTTGTGTTTCCGGTGCTGTGTCAGAATATTTTAGGATTTACGGCTGAACAAACCGGTTTGTTGCTTTTGCCAGGCGGACTGGCTACGATTTTCATGATGCCGTGGGTGGGAACCATGCTAAGAAAGGGATTTCCGGCACAGGTAATGGCTTCAGCCGGATTCCTAATCTTTTTTATTTTCTGTATGCAAATGGTGCACTATACCACACGGGTTTCTGGTACTGCTGATTTCTTCTGGCCTTTGATCATTCGAGGAATTGGTATGAGTTTGTTGTTTGTACCTATTACCACATTGGCTGTGCAGGAATTGCGGGGTAAGGATATTGGCCAGGGAACAGGTTTGAACAACATGGCCCGTCAGTTGGGTGGATCGTTCGGTATTGCGCTTATTACCACATTTCTAAGTCGTAGAATAGCCTTTCACCGAAACAGGCTAATTGAAAACGTGAACCCCTACAACAATTTCTTTATTGAACGCTATGGCATGCTGATGCATGGATTTCAGGCCAGAGGCTATGATGCCCAGACAGCAAGCCATATGGCTTATCAGGCTATAGATGGTCAGCTGATGCAGCAAACAGCCTTGCTGTCATATGCTGATGTTTTCTGGTTAGTAGGCATTTTTTTCCTGGTGATGATTCCTTTGCTGTATTTGCAGAAATTCAATCGCGGAGGTGGTATGCTGCCTGCCGGTGCACATTAA
- a CDS encoding DHA2 family efflux MFS transporter permease subunit, with protein MPERGFRKIIITITVISAAMLQLIDATIVNVSLPQIMGNLGATLDDVGWVVTAFAVANVIVLPMSGWLGERFGRKNYFTASIIVFTLASFFCGHAHSLNELIVFRIIQGFAGGGIMAVAQAILLESWPPEEVGLATAIFGLGAVVAPTIGPTLGGYITDHFSWPWIFYVNIPVGTLATFLSVTFVRRTPATGKGRPIDWWGIAFLSIAVGSLQVVLEKGEREDWFATTYIQILTFLAIVGTVAFIWREMVAREPIVDLKIFRFRSFSLGMLTSFIYGLGLYGSVFVFPILCQNILGFTAEQTGLLLLPGGIATIFMMPAVGSMLKNRVPAQFISTVGMIVFFIFCMMMQKRTTAQVGNEDFFWPLIIRGLGMGMLFVPITTLAVQDLRGKDIGQGTGLNNMGRQLGGSFGIALITTFVDRRLAYHRDVLINHIKPYNPNFTERFNMLWHGFMSRGYDFLQAKQMAYQAMDGMLMKQASLLTYADVFWIVGVFFLCIIPLLYFQKFNRGQTAEGGHLVME; from the coding sequence ATGCCAGAGCGAGGATTCAGAAAAATCATCATCACCATTACGGTGATTTCGGCAGCGATGTTGCAGCTCATTGACGCCACCATTGTGAATGTGTCCCTGCCGCAAATTATGGGTAACCTGGGAGCTACTCTGGATGATGTGGGCTGGGTAGTGACGGCTTTTGCTGTAGCCAATGTGATTGTGTTGCCCATGTCGGGCTGGCTGGGCGAGCGTTTCGGGAGAAAAAACTATTTCACAGCGTCTATCATTGTTTTCACTTTAGCTTCTTTCTTCTGTGGTCATGCACATTCGTTAAACGAACTGATTGTGTTCAGAATTATACAAGGGTTTGCTGGCGGGGGAATTATGGCCGTGGCGCAGGCTATTTTGCTGGAATCATGGCCTCCCGAAGAAGTAGGGCTGGCGACGGCTATTTTTGGCTTGGGTGCAGTAGTGGCTCCCACCATCGGGCCTACCCTGGGAGGGTATATCACCGATCATTTTTCATGGCCCTGGATTTTTTATGTGAACATTCCAGTGGGTACCTTGGCCACCTTTTTATCAGTAACATTTGTTCGCCGTACGCCGGCTACTGGCAAGGGCCGCCCCATTGACTGGTGGGGTATTGCCTTTCTGTCGATAGCGGTGGGCAGCTTGCAGGTTGTGCTTGAGAAAGGAGAACGTGAAGACTGGTTTGCTACTACCTACATTCAGATATTGACTTTCCTGGCCATAGTTGGCACAGTGGCTTTTATTTGGCGGGAAATGGTTGCCCGTGAGCCAATTGTGGATCTGAAGATCTTCCGTTTTCGCAGTTTCAGCCTGGGTATGCTCACGTCGTTCATCTATGGATTGGGCTTGTATGGATCTGTGTTTGTGTTTCCTATTCTTTGCCAGAACATACTGGGATTCACAGCAGAACAAACCGGTCTTTTGCTTTTACCGGGTGGTATTGCCACTATTTTCATGATGCCGGCTGTTGGCAGCATGCTCAAGAATCGCGTTCCGGCCCAGTTTATTTCTACCGTAGGTATGATTGTGTTTTTCATTTTTTGTATGATGATGCAAAAACGTACCACCGCGCAGGTGGGCAATGAAGATTTTTTCTGGCCGCTTATCATTCGCGGATTGGGCATGGGTATGTTGTTCGTACCTATTACTACCCTGGCTGTGCAGGATCTGCGGGGAAAAGACATTGGGCAGGGAACTGGTTTGAACAATATGGGCAGGCAACTGGGTGGCTCATTTGGGATTGCCCTGATTACCACTTTTGTGGACCGGCGGCTGGCCTATCACAGGGATGTGCTTATCAATCATATCAAACCCTATAACCCCAATTTCACAGAAAGATTCAACATGCTGTGGCATGGATTTATGAGCAGAGGATATGATTTTCTGCAGGCCAAACAAATGGCCTATCAGGCCATGGATGGAATGCTGATGAAACAGGCTTCACTGCTGACCTATGCTGATGTGTTCTGGATCGTAGGTGTATTCTTTCTGTGCATTATTCCACTGTTGTATTTTCAGAAATTCAATCGTGGGCAAACGGCCGAAGGAGGCCATTTGGTTATGGAATAA
- a CDS encoding polysaccharide deacetylase family protein has protein sequence MQRYVYLLIGLLWSGIGLHAQDTTYAMRLGFPANARVLILHMDDAGMSFDSDSGIIRVLEQGVARSTSVMMPCPWVPHIVRYILGHRVDAGLHLTLTSEWKDYRWGPVAGAAAVPGLTDTTGNLWPDVADVVSHASAEEVGREIEAQIEKAERMGFHPTHLDSHMGTLFATPAFLQVYIQAGIMHHIPVMLPGGHDSYISQQMHLTAAELQQLHALGKMLWDAGLPVLDDLHNTSYDWNIPADMPRDDEHLRKWRVALYEKTLMELKPGITMVIMHCTHTSCNFSKISDSGDIRRADMLAMLDPGFRQFLQAHGFIITTWRELMQRRASLASSRL, from the coding sequence ATGCAACGCTATGTTTACCTGCTGATTGGCCTGCTATGGTCAGGCATCGGATTGCATGCACAGGACACTACCTATGCCATGCGGCTGGGATTCCCGGCCAACGCACGCGTGTTGATTTTACATATGGATGATGCAGGCATGTCGTTTGACTCAGACAGTGGCATTATCCGTGTGCTGGAGCAAGGCGTAGCGCGGTCAACCAGCGTGATGATGCCTTGTCCGTGGGTCCCACATATCGTGCGATATATCTTGGGACATCGGGTAGATGCAGGCTTGCATCTGACACTTACTTCCGAATGGAAAGATTATCGCTGGGGGCCTGTAGCCGGAGCCGCAGCTGTGCCTGGACTTACGGATACTACCGGCAATCTTTGGCCCGATGTGGCTGATGTGGTAAGCCATGCCAGTGCCGAAGAAGTAGGTAGGGAAATAGAAGCACAAATCGAAAAAGCAGAACGCATGGGCTTTCATCCTACCCATCTGGATTCGCATATGGGTACCCTGTTTGCTACACCGGCTTTTTTACAGGTTTATATCCAGGCCGGCATCATGCATCATATTCCGGTGATGTTGCCGGGCGGGCATGACAGCTACATTAGCCAGCAAATGCATCTGACGGCGGCAGAACTGCAGCAGTTGCATGCATTGGGCAAAATGCTCTGGGATGCAGGCTTGCCGGTGCTGGATGATTTGCATAATACCAGTTACGACTGGAACATTCCGGCTGATATGCCGCGCGACGATGAGCATTTGCGCAAATGGCGGGTAGCCCTGTATGAGAAGACACTGATGGAGTTAAAGCCGGGCATCACAATGGTCATCATGCATTGCACCCATACTTCCTGCAATTTCAGCAAGATATCCGACAGCGGAGATATCCGTCGGGCTGATATGTTGGCCATGCTGGATCCTGGCTTTCGGCAGTTTTTGCAGGCACACGGGTTTATCATCACCACCTGGCGTGAACTGATGCAGCGTCGGGCGTCGCTGGCATCCTCTCGTTTGTAA
- a CDS encoding DoxX family membrane protein produces MKNIIPNRVAMIVFAIPFLYIGINHLLYFSSMGSMSPIPPGKFWIILTGIAQILAGISFIINVKSKLAGYLLALYLLLVVLLVRLPMGFHDPNQNLMLVKDLGLLAGSILLANQGK; encoded by the coding sequence ATGAAAAACATCATTCCCAACCGTGTAGCCATGATTGTCTTTGCCATTCCGTTTCTGTACATCGGCATCAATCATTTGCTTTATTTTTCTTCCATGGGATCTATGTCGCCCATTCCACCGGGTAAATTCTGGATTATTCTCACGGGCATTGCCCAGATTCTGGCAGGGATTTCTTTTATCATCAATGTGAAATCAAAACTGGCCGGTTATCTGCTGGCTTTATATCTGTTGCTGGTTGTATTGCTGGTAAGACTGCCAATGGGATTTCACGATCCCAACCAGAACCTGATGCTCGTAAAAGACCTGGGGTTACTGGCCGGTAGTATTTTGCTGGCCAACCAGGGTAAGTAA
- the lysS gene encoding lysine--tRNA ligase, giving the protein MSLALSEQERIRREKLAQLQQLGIDPYPAAQYEINTHIRTIREQFDPAHPEAFQQVSLAGRIMTMRDMGKASFADLQDSTGRIQLYVRRDDICPGEDKTLYNTVWKKLLDIGDIIGVKGFVFYTKTGELSVHVQSFTLLSKSLRPLPVVKEKEGEVYDAVTDPEFKYRQRYAHLIIEPQARERFAMITRMKQTIRDFLNQRGALEVDTPVLQTIPGGAAARPFITHHNALDIDLYLRIADELYLKRLIVGGYDWVYEFSRNFRNEGMDRTHNPEFTILEFYVAYKDYFWMMETTEQLLEHVVKSLHGTTVIPVGDRQIDFKAPYPRIAILDAIHEFTGVEISEMDENQLREVCKQFNIPTDNTMGRGKLIDAIFSEMCQSHFIQPTFIIDYPVEMSPLTKKHRSKPGLVERFELIINGKEIANAYSELNDPIDQLHRFEEQQKLMQRGDEEAMYIDYDFIRALEYGMPPTAGIGIGIDRLAMLLTNQPSIQDVLFFPQMRPERLPD; this is encoded by the coding sequence ATGTCGCTTGCTTTATCTGAACAAGAACGCATCCGCAGAGAAAAATTGGCTCAGTTGCAGCAATTGGGTATTGATCCCTACCCCGCTGCACAATATGAAATAAATACACATATACGAACTATTCGCGAACAGTTCGATCCTGCTCATCCCGAAGCTTTTCAGCAGGTATCGCTGGCAGGCCGAATCATGACCATGCGCGATATGGGCAAGGCCAGCTTTGCCGATCTGCAGGATAGTACCGGTCGCATCCAACTGTATGTGCGCCGTGATGATATCTGTCCCGGAGAGGATAAAACCCTTTACAACACCGTCTGGAAAAAACTGCTCGATATCGGCGATATCATTGGTGTAAAGGGCTTTGTGTTTTATACCAAAACCGGCGAACTATCCGTTCACGTGCAATCCTTCACTCTGCTATCCAAATCCCTGCGCCCGCTGCCAGTAGTGAAGGAAAAAGAAGGAGAAGTGTACGACGCCGTCACCGATCCGGAATTCAAATACCGGCAACGGTATGCCCATCTGATTATTGAACCACAGGCCAGGGAACGCTTTGCCATGATCACCCGCATGAAACAAACCATTCGCGATTTTCTGAACCAACGCGGAGCCCTGGAGGTTGATACGCCCGTATTGCAAACCATACCCGGCGGAGCAGCTGCCCGGCCGTTCATTACCCATCATAATGCACTGGATATTGATTTATACCTGCGAATTGCCGATGAACTGTATCTGAAACGCCTGATTGTGGGAGGATATGACTGGGTATATGAATTCAGCCGCAACTTTCGCAACGAAGGAATGGACCGCACGCATAATCCTGAGTTTACCATCCTCGAGTTTTATGTGGCTTACAAAGATTATTTCTGGATGATGGAAACGACCGAACAACTGCTGGAACATGTGGTAAAATCACTGCATGGCACCACGGTCATTCCAGTGGGCGATCGGCAAATTGATTTCAAAGCCCCTTACCCGCGCATAGCCATTCTGGATGCTATACACGAATTTACCGGGGTAGAGATAAGTGAAATGGATGAAAACCAGCTGCGTGAAGTGTGTAAACAGTTCAACATTCCAACTGACAACACCATGGGTAGAGGCAAACTCATTGATGCTATTTTCAGTGAAATGTGCCAGTCGCATTTCATCCAGCCCACATTTATCATAGATTACCCCGTGGAAATGAGCCCGCTCACCAAAAAACACCGCAGCAAACCCGGATTGGTTGAGCGTTTTGAGCTCATCATCAATGGAAAAGAAATTGCCAATGCCTACAGTGAACTGAATGATCCCATTGACCAGCTTCATCGCTTTGAAGAACAGCAAAAACTCATGCAGCGGGGCGATGAAGAGGCCATGTATATTGACTATGATTTCATCCGTGCGCTGGAATATGGGATGCCCCCTACTGCAGGCATTGGTATTGGTATAGATCGGCTGGCGATGTTGCTCACCAACCAGCCTTCCATTCAGGATGTGCTGTTCTTCCCACAAATGCGCCCCGAACGCCTCCCGGATTAA
- a CDS encoding YgaP family membrane protein produces MKRNISTADRIIRFIVAIVLGILYFNHTVTGTWGVILLIIGIVLFITALVNFCPLYRILGISTCKVKQ; encoded by the coding sequence ATGAAACGCAACATCAGTACAGCCGACCGGATTATCCGCTTTATCGTGGCTATCGTACTGGGTATTTTGTACTTTAATCATACGGTAACAGGTACCTGGGGTGTCATTCTGTTGATCATAGGTATTGTGTTGTTTATAACAGCTCTGGTAAACTTTTGCCCTCTGTATCGGATATTGGGCATCAGTACCTGCAAGGTAAAGCAGTGA
- a CDS encoding Crp/Fnr family transcriptional regulator translates to MKDDLFEKWMEAGDIRTFPAGTVLLQDGSYIRSVPVVLSGVVKVLKQNDEGREILLYYIQPGESCVMSFLGGLHEEKSKIKAVVEEDADVLLIPIDEVRRLIREEYGFIEFMFRLYHRRFEEVLSVLEAVAFKRMDERLLSLLHKKVLLNGSPQLQITHQQLADELGTDRVVVSRLLKQLENEGVVQLGRNRIVVMKTSP, encoded by the coding sequence ATGAAAGATGATTTATTTGAAAAATGGATGGAAGCAGGAGATATACGTACATTTCCTGCGGGGACGGTATTGCTGCAGGATGGAAGTTATATCAGGAGTGTGCCGGTGGTGCTTTCCGGTGTGGTGAAGGTGCTGAAGCAGAACGACGAAGGCAGAGAAATTCTGCTCTACTATATTCAGCCTGGAGAAAGTTGCGTGATGTCGTTTCTGGGAGGTTTGCATGAAGAAAAAAGCAAGATCAAGGCCGTGGTGGAAGAAGATGCGGATGTGTTGCTGATTCCTATTGATGAAGTTCGTCGGTTGATTCGTGAAGAATATGGTTTCATAGAATTTATGTTTCGCTTGTATCATCGTCGCTTTGAAGAAGTGCTCAGTGTGTTGGAGGCCGTAGCTTTCAAGCGCATGGATGAACGCCTTCTTTCTTTGCTTCATAAAAAAGTATTGCTAAATGGTTCTCCCCAGCTGCAAATTACCCACCAGCAGCTGGCCGATGAATTGGGTACTGATCGGGTGGTTGTTTCGCGCCTGCTGAAGCAGCTCGAAAATGAGGGTGTGGTGCAACTGGGTCGAAACCGGATAGTGGTGATGAAAACATCTCCGTGA
- a CDS encoding MFS transporter: MNWVHDIAVRLKWYWHGQQALRYRNYRLFIIGQTLSLIGTWIQRIAMMWLAYQLTHSAGWLGIIGFCEQIPIFIIAPFAGVFADRWNKQKALARIESLAMLQAFLLGILTFMKLVNVWHLIGLSLFLGTVNAFEVPVRQSFVVEMVNRDKTALVNAIALNSTIFNLSRLMGPSVAGVLIATVGEGWCFFINALSYAVVVICVMLMRISFDYSRKSGEDTHIVSQLKEGLHYVFHHEQMARLLGLLAIVSFVNASLRTLAPVFAKQVLHGGAGTFGLLMSASGVGAISAALYLTNRKTLQTMLRIVSLTGITLAAGMMVFAISHVLWLSLACMAVTGFAQMLHTATTNTLLQIFTEDDKRGRVMSFYTMSLQGTMPFGSLVAGVIGDELSASWAVGLMGGFCLLASLWLRHRPVHVPTGGKNISENEQPPISLPSNHPSLSTSRSEKPSSPGQTSLSGRKAIRQKSYPWFHSHKN, encoded by the coding sequence ATGAATTGGGTGCATGATATAGCAGTGAGATTGAAATGGTATTGGCATGGACAGCAGGCCTTGCGTTATCGCAATTACCGGCTTTTTATTATCGGGCAAACGTTATCGCTCATAGGTACCTGGATTCAGCGCATTGCCATGATGTGGCTGGCTTACCAGCTCACACACTCGGCCGGCTGGCTGGGTATTATTGGGTTCTGTGAACAAATCCCCATTTTCATCATTGCCCCTTTTGCAGGCGTATTTGCCGACAGATGGAACAAGCAAAAAGCGCTGGCCCGCATTGAATCGCTGGCTATGCTGCAGGCTTTTTTGCTCGGCATCCTGACGTTTATGAAGCTGGTAAATGTCTGGCATCTCATTGGCCTGAGTCTGTTTTTGGGTACTGTCAATGCATTTGAAGTGCCTGTCAGGCAATCGTTCGTGGTGGAAATGGTTAACCGCGACAAAACAGCGTTGGTTAATGCCATTGCTTTGAATTCTACAATCTTCAATCTTTCCCGGCTTATGGGTCCATCTGTTGCCGGGGTGCTCATTGCCACCGTAGGAGAAGGGTGGTGTTTTTTCATCAATGCCCTCAGCTACGCAGTGGTGGTAATTTGCGTCATGCTGATGCGCATTTCGTTTGATTACTCCCGCAAATCAGGAGAGGATACACATATTGTTTCCCAGCTGAAGGAAGGCTTGCATTATGTATTTCATCATGAGCAAATGGCAAGGTTACTGGGGTTGCTGGCCATCGTGAGTTTTGTAAATGCCAGCCTGCGCACGCTGGCGCCGGTATTTGCCAAACAGGTATTACACGGAGGTGCAGGAACTTTTGGTTTGTTGATGAGTGCTTCAGGTGTGGGAGCTATCTCGGCAGCCTTGTATTTAACCAATCGCAAAACCCTGCAGACCATGCTGCGCATTGTATCGCTCACGGGAATTACCCTTGCGGCGGGGATGATGGTTTTTGCCATATCCCATGTGTTGTGGCTTTCACTGGCTTGCATGGCCGTAACCGGCTTTGCCCAGATGTTGCATACAGCCACTACTAATACTTTGCTGCAGATTTTCACAGAAGACGATAAGCGAGGGCGGGTCATGAGTTTTTACACCATGTCCCTGCAGGGCACCATGCCCTTTGGCAGCCTGGTGGCCGGTGTGATTGGCGATGAACTCAGCGCTTCCTGGGCTGTGGGACTGATGGGTGGATTTTGCCTGCTGGCTTCCCTGTGGCTCAGGCATAGGCCTGTGCATGTGCCGACCGGAGGAAAGAATATTTCAGAAAATGAACAACCACCCATTTCGTTGCCTTCAAACCACCCCTCCCTTTCTACAAGCAGGTCTGAAAAGCCTTCTTCTCCAGGACAAACCAGCCTGTCCGGCAGGAAGGCAATCCGACAAAAATCTTATCCATGGTTTCACTCACATAAAAATTAA
- a CDS encoding dienelactone hydrolase family protein → MSRVLHRMIPVSVADGTRMDVYEAYPENSTEKQLPGVMLFQEAFGVNDHIRDVARRIAAEGYVVMAPELYHRTGPGFVCSYTDFSAAREHIQALTLEGLEADIRATAAALSAHPACKPDQLASIGFCLGGRVSFLAASVLSLHAAACFYGGGIAEQLLSRAAQVQAPLLMCWGGQDKHITADKIQAITAALDQHQKDYVNVVFSKADHGFFCDARASYHPVSAAEAWELVKAFFRQHLA, encoded by the coding sequence ATGAGCAGAGTCTTGCATCGGATGATTCCCGTTTCAGTTGCCGATGGCACCCGGATGGATGTATACGAAGCCTATCCGGAAAACAGCACCGAAAAGCAATTACCTGGTGTGATGTTGTTTCAGGAAGCTTTTGGCGTAAACGATCATATCCGTGATGTAGCCAGGCGCATAGCCGCCGAAGGCTACGTGGTGATGGCTCCCGAGCTTTATCATCGCACCGGCCCGGGGTTTGTGTGCAGCTATACCGATTTTTCTGCAGCCCGTGAGCATATACAGGCACTTACGCTGGAGGGGCTGGAAGCTGATATTCGGGCTACTGCAGCAGCCTTGTCGGCCCATCCGGCATGCAAACCCGATCAGCTGGCTTCTATCGGCTTTTGCCTGGGTGGCAGGGTATCCTTCCTCGCAGCATCTGTGCTTTCTTTGCATGCTGCAGCCTGCTTTTACGGAGGAGGAATTGCTGAACAACTGCTCAGCAGAGCTGCACAGGTGCAGGCACCGTTGCTGATGTGCTGGGGCGGGCAGGATAAACATATTACGGCCGATAAAATACAGGCCATCACTGCAGCGCTGGATCAGCATCAGAAAGATTATGTGAATGTGGTGTTTTCCAAAGCCGATCATGGATTTTTCTGCGATGCACGTGCAAGCTATCATCCCGTTTCGGCTGCAGAAGCCTGGGAACTGGTGAAGGCTTTTTTCCGGCAACATCTGGCATGA
- the trxA gene encoding thioredoxin yields MENHAPTFSEIIRSEKPVLVDFFATWCMPCKMMEPILEEVKHKIGDQVLFYQVDVDRNPLVASVYQISGVPTLMVFHKGQPLWRHSGVVPPDQLLQVLQKIVQETTTSAKVEEVSSPAEEKHS; encoded by the coding sequence ATGGAGAATCATGCGCCTACTTTCTCAGAAATCATCAGAAGTGAAAAACCCGTGCTGGTTGATTTTTTTGCCACCTGGTGTATGCCTTGTAAAATGATGGAACCTATTCTGGAAGAAGTCAAGCACAAAATCGGTGATCAGGTATTGTTTTATCAGGTGGATGTAGATCGCAATCCGTTGGTAGCGAGTGTATATCAGATTTCAGGCGTACCAACGTTGATGGTATTTCACAAAGGCCAACCCCTCTGGCGTCATTCGGGTGTTGTACCGCCCGATCAGCTTTTGCAGGTGTTGCAAAAAATTGTACAGGAAACAACTACCTCTGCAAAAGTTGAAGAAGTTTCTTCTCCTGCAGAGGAGAAGCATTCCTGA
- a CDS encoding universal stress protein has protein sequence MVTILAPTDFSLNARHATTYAAKLIAHQFHNDGKLILLHVFEAPSAISEYELNMLHFDTMKTYIRERLEERKNELKEEVDRHLHIECVATNEGLLEHVRRLCHHYQVDFVVIGLTGAGMGNIFMGSHTVEIAQHAGYPVITVPPRAEFPGERNIRKIVFAYDFSAGQPGGEGLASPEAHPHFHAFARIRKVVQLLGVELLVMHVGHPKKEEDAQMETQQRFLQEYFSGLQVSFHRISSRHVVSGIKDFVRDQQADMILLIPQQQRWPGSLLKMKHTRAVLFRSTVPVLTIPA, from the coding sequence ATGGTAACAATACTGGCTCCAACGGATTTTTCGCTCAATGCCCGACATGCCACTACCTATGCAGCAAAGCTGATAGCGCATCAGTTTCATAATGATGGCAAATTGATTTTGTTGCATGTATTTGAAGCTCCTTCGGCCATTTCAGAATATGAACTGAACATGCTTCATTTTGACACCATGAAAACCTATATCCGTGAAAGGCTGGAGGAGCGGAAAAATGAGCTGAAGGAAGAAGTTGACCGGCATTTGCATATTGAATGTGTAGCCACCAATGAAGGGTTACTAGAACATGTCCGCAGGTTGTGCCATCACTACCAGGTTGACTTTGTGGTGATCGGGCTCACCGGTGCAGGTATGGGCAATATTTTTATGGGCAGCCATACCGTTGAGATTGCCCAGCATGCCGGCTATCCGGTAATCACAGTGCCTCCCAGAGCCGAATTTCCCGGCGAACGCAATATCCGGAAAATCGTATTTGCCTATGATTTTTCTGCTGGTCAGCCAGGGGGAGAAGGATTAGCTTCTCCGGAAGCCCATCCGCATTTTCATGCCTTTGCGCGTATTCGTAAAGTTGTACAGCTTCTGGGTGTGGAATTGCTTGTCATGCATGTAGGACACCCCAAAAAGGAAGAGGACGCTCAGATGGAAACACAGCAGAGGTTTCTGCAGGAATATTTTTCCGGCCTGCAGGTGAGTTTTCACCGCATCTCTTCGCGTCATGTGGTGAGTGGTATCAAGGATTTTGTGCGGGATCAGCAAGCAGATATGATATTGCTCATTCCTCAGCAGCAGCGCTGGCCAGGAAGTTTGTTGAAAATGAAGCATACGCGGGCTGTATTGTTTCGCAGCACAGTGCCGGTACTCACCATACCCGCATAA